GTGACCGACGTGGTGCGCGGCGCGGTCTTCGTGCCCGGGGAATTCGGCTCGGACCTGCCCACCGTGTTCTCGGTCTACCTCGACCGGGTGCCGGACCACCAGGTGCTGCGCGACATCGACCGCTACGAGCCGCTGGTGACCCAGGCCCTGGCCGTGGTCGAGTACTGCGCCGGCGAGGAGCAGGTGGCCCAGCAGATGCTGCAGATGACCCAGTACCGTCGGGTGATCGAGCAGGCGAAGGGTCTGGTCATGGGTGCTATCGGGGCCGACGCGCCCTCCGCCTTCGCCGCCCTGGCCCGGGCCAGCCAGCACTTCAACATCCGGCTGCGCACCCTGGCCGTGGCCCTGGTCGAGCACGTCGGCCGTCAGGACGCCGAGCACCCGGACGACCCGGAACTGGTGGTGCGCCCGACCCCGGCCGAGCGGGAGACCGCGGCCCGGATCTGGGCCGCGCTGACGACCAGCGCGATCCTGGAACAGAAGTGACCTGCCTCTCGTGATCGGACCCGGGACCCGGCGCACCGTCGCACGGTCGCGCGGGGCACGGGTCGCACCGTCACGAGAGGGACGGCCTGAGGGTTGACGGCGGCGCGGTAAAGGTTTAGACGGGGCCGACTAGGATTGCTCGTCGTGACCGACCAGCAGGCTGATGCCACCCGCGAACTGCCCGACTCGAACGGCGAGGACCTTCCCGAGCAGATGCGTATCCGCTCGGAGAAGCGGGCGCGCATCCTGGCCGAGGGTAAGGCCGCCTATCCGATCGAGGTCGAGCGCAGCCACACGCTCGCCGAGATCTGCACCGCCCACTCCGAACTGGAGGCGGGCGCGTCCAGCGGCGAGATCGTCTCCGTGGCCGGCCGGGTCGTGCGGTTCCGCAACGCCGGCAAGCTCATCTTCGTCGTGCTGCAAGACGGTGACGGCACCCAGCTGCAGGTCATGGTGTCCAAGAACGGCGTCGGCGACGAGGCCCTGGCCGCCTTCAAGACCGATGTCGACCTGGGCGACTTCGTCTCCGTGCACGGTGAGGTGATCTCCTCCCGCCGCGGTGAGCTCTCGGTGATGGCCGACGGCTGGGCGATGGCCTCGAAGGCCCTGCGCCCGCTGCCGGTGCTGCACAAGGAGATGTCGGAAGAGGCGCGGGTGCGCCAGCGGTACGTCGACCTGATCGTGCGTCCGGCCGCGCGCGAGGTGGTGAGGACCCGGGCCAGCGTCGTGCGCTCGCTGCGCGACACCTTCCACTCGCACGACTTCACCGAGGTCGAGACCCCGATGCTGCAGTCGCTGCACGGGGGCGCGGCGGCCCGGCCGTTCCAGACCCACATGAACGCGTTCGACATCGACCTGTTCCTGCGTATCGCCCCCGAGCTGTTCCTCAAGCGCGCGGTGGTCGGCGGTATCGACCGGGTCTTCGAGATCAACCGCAATTTCCGGAACGAGGGCGCGGACTCCACGCACTCCCCGGAATTCGCGATGATCGAGGCCTATCAGGCCTACGGGAACTACAACACCATCGGCGACCTGACCCGGGAACTGGTCCAGAACGCGGCCCTGGCCGTGGCCGGCAGCACCACCGTGGTCCTGGCCGACGGCACCGAGTACGACCTCGGTGGCGAATGGCGGCAGATCACCATGTTCGGTTCCCTCTCGGAGGCCGCCGGACGTGAGGTCACCGCCCTGACCGAACGCGCCGAACTGGTCGAACTGGCGGCCAAGCACGATGTGCCGGTGCAGGACTGGTACAGCCCGGGCAAGCTCGCCGAGGAGCTCTTCGAGGAGCTCGTGGTGCCGGACCTGTACGCGCCGACCTTTGTGCGCGATTACCCGGAAGACACCTCACCTCTGGTGTCGGCACACCGCACCACGCCCGGTGTGACCGAGAAGTGGGACCTCTACGTGCGGTCCTTCGAGCTCGGCACCGGCTATTCCGAGCTGGTCGACCCGGTGGTGCAGCGCGAGCGCTTCGTGGCCCAGGCCCGGGTGGCTGCAGCGGGTGACGACGAGGCCATGCGGCTGGACGAAGACTTCCTCCGGGCCATGGAGTACGGCATGCCGCCGACCGGTGGCATGGGAATGGGCCTGGACCGGTTGCTGATGGCAATCACCGGCCTGGGCATCCGGGAGACGATTCTCTTCCCCTTGGTCAAGCCCGAATAAGCCCGTAGCACCAGGACAGTTGTAGGACAGGAGTCGACATGGACTACGTGGCAGCGATCTTTCCCTCGATCGGTGTTCTCGCCATCTTCGTGGTCGCCATCCGCGCCATCTTTCAGGCGGATCGGCGTGAGCGTCTGGCCCAGGCCGCCCAGGACCGCAGGCTGACCGCGGACGAGAAAGCCCGGGACGGGAAGTCTGGGCAAACGCACACCTCGCAATCTGTGAAGCCTGCAGATTCGTAGAGACGCGCCGGGCGACCGGTCGTTCTTTAGCGTCACCCGTTCGGCCGAACGGGTGACGTGATCCTCGCAGATGCCGGTGAAAGGTTTGAATGTCACCGGTCGTGGAGACACCACGAATCCGTTCGCTATTGCGGGCCGTCAGCGGTGTTGGCTTGACATGTTTGAATGTCGACTCCATGATTCCGATGAATGGGTTCATCTGCCCGGGGTGGACTCCGGTGGCGTTTCTAGGAGTAATTGATGGCGCAGAAGGTGCAGGTCATTCTTGTTGACGACCTGGACGGCGGCGAGGCCGAGGAGTCGGTCTCGTTCTCGCTGGACGGGGTCAGCTATGAAATTGACCTCTCCGCAGCGAATGCGGAGGCATTGCGGGAAGCGATCGCACCGTGGGTGGAGCACGCCCGCCGGATCAGCGGCCGTTCCGGCGGCCGTGGCCGGGGTGCTGCCCGTGGCCGTTCCGCCGCCAAGGCGGATCTCGGCGACGTGCGCTCATGGGCGCGTGACAACGGTTACCAGGTGAGTGACCGGGGCCGCGTCTCGGCCGAGGTCATGGCCGCCTACGAGGGCGCGCACTAGCCCGTACGCACAACCCACCTTTGCCCCGGTGAAGTTCTGCCCCGGCGGGTGGTGTAAACGAACGCCGCGCCACCGCCGTGAATCACGGTGAAAACTGTGTGCCGGGCGCCGGATCACTCCTGGTCCGGCGCCCGGCACAGTTTTGTCCAGGGTCTTTGTATTTCCCTGGGCCGGCCGGGGAATCGAAAGTGCGGTACCTGGAGGGGAAACAGATTTCGGCTTAATCCCGAATCGGCAGGTGGGCCTGAATGAAGCGGCAGAAAGTCGCTCGCCGGGCTTCCCCCGTCGTACCACTTCCGGGTATCGGTGATGACGCCGGGGTGGAATCCGGGTAGCCCCCGGGCGTCCTCCCGGGGGTGGCGGTGCAATCGCCGGGCAATGTCCGGGTTCGGGTGCGGCCCGGTCGGCCGAATTCGCCGGGTGAATATCCCGGCCGGTGGCGGCCCGGAACCGGGGCGGGCCGGCCGGCGTTCACCCGTGGGCTTCTCCGGCCTGGTGACGCCGGGCCGAAAGAGTGACCCGCCGTAACCACGGCGGGGAAGGGGTGCGACCCTGGTGCCGGGGTCGGCGGACCCGGCCCGTCGGGCGGGCGCGATTCGGGACTTCGGTCCCGAGGCGGTGCAAAGCTCGCGAAAAGCGCTGGATCTGTCCGCCAACAGCGAACATCGAACAGCTGTGCCCGGGCCCTGGAACACGTAAGGTTCCAGCTCCGTTGGCCGATGCACGGGTGTCGGGACAGTCTCACCGTCAGATTGCAGGGTGTTTCTTTCCGTAGCCCCAGATAGCATCGATAAGGTCAGCGAGACCGGATCTCACCGAGTCTCACCCCCACTGACCGCACGAGGAGCGCAGATGTTCGAGAGGTTCACCGACCGCGCCCGCCGTGTTGTTGTCCTGGCCCAGGAGGAGGCCAGGATGCTCAACCACAACTACATCGGTACCGAGCACATCCTGCTGGGGCTGATTCACGAGGGCGAGGGAGTCGCAGCCAAGGCGCTGGAGTCCCTCGGCATCTCGCTCGACGCTGTCCGCGAGCAGGTGCAAGAGATCATCGGTCAAGGACAGCAGGCCCCCTCCGGCCACATCCCGTTCACGCCCCGCGCCAAGAAGGTGCTGGAACTGTCGTTGCGGGAAGCGCTCCAACTGGGGCACAACTACATCGGCACCGAGCACATCCTGCTCGGCCTCATCCGCGAGGGTGAGGGCGTCGCCGCCCAGGTGCTGGTCAAGCTGGGCGCCGACCTCAACCGCGTGCGCCAGCAGGTCATCCAGCTGCTGTCCGGCTACCAGGGCAAGGAGCCGGCCGCGGCCGGCGGTCCGGCCGAAGGCACGCCGTCCGGTTCGCTGGTCCTCGACCAGTTCGGCCGCAACCTCACGCAGGCCGCCCGCGAGGGCAAGCTCGACCCGGTCATCGGCCGGGAGAAGGAAATCGAGCGGGTCATGCAGGTGCTGTCGCGACGCACCAAGAACAACCCCGTTCTGATCGGTGAGCCCGGGGTCGGTAAGACCGCGGTCGTCGAGGGTCTGTCCCAGGCGATCATCAAGGGCGAGGTGCCCGAGACGCTGAAGGACAAGCAGCTCTACACGCTTGACCTCGGCGCCCTGGTCGCCGGTTCTCGCTACCGCGGTGACTTCGAGGAGCGCCTGAAGAAGGTCCTCAAGGAGATCCGCACCCGCGGCGACATCATCCTGTTCATCGACGAGATCCACACCCTCGTCGGGGCCGGTGCCGCCGAAGGCGCGATCGATGCCGCCAGCATCCTCAAGCCGATGCTGGCCCGCGGTGAGCTCCAGACCATCGGTGCCACCACGCTCGACGAGTACCGCAAGCACATCGAGAAGGACGCCGCCCTGGAGCGCCGGTTCCAGCCGGTTCAGGTGCAGGAGCCCTCGCTGGCCCACGCCATCGAGATCCTCAAGGGCCTGCGTGACCGGTACGAGGCGCACCACCGGGTCTCCATCACCGACGCGGCCCTGGTCGCGGCGGCGACGCTGGCCGACCGGTACGTCAACGACCGGTTCCTGCCGGACAAGGCGATCGACCTGATCGACGAGGCCGGGGCGAGACTGCGCATCCGTCGCATGACCGCTCCGCCGGACCTGCGCGAGTTCGACGAGAAGATCGCGCAGACCCGCCGCGACAAGGAGTCTGCGATCGACGCGCAGGACTTCGAGAAGGCGGCCTCGCTGCGCGACGGCGAGAAGAAGCTGCTGGCGGCCAAGGCCGAGCGCGAGAAGCAGTGGAAGGCCGGCGACATGGACGTGGTCGCCGAGGTCGACGAGGAACTGATCGCCGAGGTTCTGGCCACGGCGACCGGCATCCCGGTGTTCAAGCTCACCGAGGAGGAGACCACGCGTCTGCTCCGGATGGAAGACGAGCTGCACAAGCGGATCATCGGCCAGGTCGACGCGGTCCGGGCGATGTCCCAGGCCATCCGCCGTACCCGTGCGGGTCTGAAAGACCCGAAGCGTCCCGGTGGCTCGTTCATCTTCGCCGGTCCGACCGGTGTGGGTAAGACCGAGCTGGCCAAGGCGCTCGCCGAGTTCCTGTTCGGCGACGAGGACTCGCTGATCCAGCTCGACATGTCCGAGTTCTCGGAGAAGCACACGGTCTCGCGGCTGTTCGGTTCTCCTCCCGGCTACGTCGGCTACGAAGAGGGTGGCCAGCTCACCGAGAAGGTGCGCCGCAAGCCGTTCTCCGTGGTGCTGTTCGACGAGGTCGAGAAGGCCCACCCGGACATCTTCAACTCGCTGCTGCAGATCCTGGAAGACGGTCGCCTGACCGACTCCCAGGGCCGCATGGTGGACTTCAAGAACACCGTGATCATCATGACGACGAACCTGGGTACCAGGGACATCGCCAAGGGTGTGCAGCTGGGGTTCCAGTCCGGCAGCGACACGAAGACCAGCTACGAGCGCATGAAGGCGAAGGTCGCGGAGGAGCTCAAGCAGCACTTCCGTCCGGAGTTCCTCAACCGGGTCGACGACACCATCGTGTTCCCGCAGCTGTCGCAGGACGAGATCATCGAGATCGTCGACCTGATGATCGCCAAGCTCGACGAGCGTCTGAAAGACCGGGACATGGGCATCGAGCTCACCCCGGCCGCGAAGATCGCTCTGGCGCACAAGGGTTACGACCCCGTGCTCGGTGCCCGGCCGCTGCGCCGCGCCATCCAGCGCGAGATCGAAGACACCCTGTCCGAGAAGATCCTCTACAACGAGCTCAAGCCCGGTCAGATCGTTCTGATCGACGCGGAGGGTGAGCCGGCGACGGCGCACTTCAGCTTCCGCGGAGCCTCGAAGGGCGGATCGATCCCGGAGCTGGCGCCCGCGGGCGAGAAGGGGGCACCGCCGGTCACCGGCGAGGCCACTCCTTCCGCCTGATCGCTCGCTCGCACGACCGGAGGCCGGAACCCCCCAGGGGGGTTCCGGCCTTTTCGTGACGATGCTGCGCTTTCGGGCGCGGACATGAGAACATCGACGGGTGGCTGACTTCCGCGTCCGGCGTGCCCGCACCACCGACGTCTCCACCATCGGCCGCCTGGTGTCCGGTTATGCCGATCAGCGCATCCTCCTGCACAAGGAGACGGTGACCTACTACGAAGACGTGCAGGAGTTCCGGGTCGCGGTAGACGCCGACGACACGGTGATCGGCTGCGGGGCCGTGCACGTGCTGTGGGAAGACCTGGCCGAGGTGCGCACGCTGGCCGTCTCGTCCGACTGGCGCGGTGCCGGCGTCGGGCACGCCCTGCTCGACACTCTGGTCGAGCAGGCCACGGAACTCGGTGTGAGTCGGCTGTTCTGCCTCACCTTCGAGGTGAAGTTCTTCGAACGTCACGGTTTTCGCGAGATCGAGGGCACCCCGGTCGAGCCCGGCGTCTACGCCGAGATGCTGCGCTCGCGCGACGAGGGCGTGGCCGAGTTCCTCGACCTGGCCCGGGTGAAGCCGAACACCCTGGGCAACAGCCGGATGATCCTGGACCTCTAGACGGCCAGTCTCCGCACCAGCTCGGCGACGTCCGGCTGTTCCAGCGTCAGGCCCCGCACCGGGGCCCGCGCCACCACGTTGGCCAGCACCTTCGAGACCTTCACCGGGCCCGGGGCGATGCCCAGCCGCTGCCGCAGGCCACCCGCCTCGACCGCGATCAGTTCCGCCCCGGGCAGGTCGTCCAGCGGCGCCACCGGCCGGTGCAGATCGACGATGAGGACGCGTTCGGTGCCGAGCAGCTCGTTCAGGGCCGACACGTTGCCGTCGAACCCGATGCGTCCCTCCACGCCCACCAGCAGCCGGTGGCACAGGGACTCGACGTCGGCCAGGTCGCTCGTGACCAGTAGCAGAGTGCGCCCGTGCATCCGGTTCTCTTGGCGCAGAACTGATCTCAGTCGTTCCTTGCTGGCCGCGTCCATCCCGCGCATTGGCTCGTCGAGGATCAGTACCTCCGGCTCGGGCAGCAGGGCGGCGACGAGCTCGGCCCGTCGGCGCTGCGCCGGGGTGAGGTGTTCCACGGGCGTCTTGAGGACGCGGGTCAGCTCCAGTCGCTCGGAGAGTTCCCTCGCGCGGTGGTCGGGAACGTCGTAGAACCGGCACAGCAGAGTGAGGGAATCGCCGAGCAGGTCGTCCAGCCACAGCTGTGAGTGCCCGTTGACGATGGTGCCGACCCGGCCGGTGAGCTCGCGCTGGGCGGTGGCGGGGCGCAGGCCCAGGACCGAGAGCGAGCCGAAGGACGGCGACGAGTGGCCGCCGGCCAGCTTGACCAGGCTCGTCTTGCCCGCGCCGGGCGGAAGCAGCACGCCGACTGCCTCTCCGGCCGCGACCGTGAACGACAGACCGTCGAAGAGCCACTGGCGGCGGCGGAACAGACCCCGGCGTGGTGCGAGCCCCACGTGCCCGAAGGCGATCGCGGGACGCGTCGATGCCTGGGTGGGCGGCTGACCCCCGCCACTGTGCGCCACGCGTTGAGATTATCGAAGATTTAAGGCATTCAGATGACAGCCGTAACGTATGGGTCCTGTACTCCGGTACGAGGCTTATGCGGGGAGCTGGTACTGATCGCCGGGCAGCGGCTCGACCAGGCCGTCCTCGATCAGGCCGGCCAGGCAGCGTGACCGCTGCCCGGGCTCGCGCAGGGCGCTGTCGGGTACCTGGATCACCAGCTGTGGGTGCGAGAGCGGCTCCCGGCTGGCGCGCAGGGCCGCCATCAGGGCTCCGCGGATCTGCCGGTCGGTGCCGGCCCAGGCCTGGCCCTTGCGGGCGGGGCCGGAGTGCGGTGGGGAACCGGCCAGACGCCAGGCACACTGGTCGGACACCGGGCAGTCCACGCACTTGGGGGATCGGGCGGTACAGACCAGGGCGCCGAGTTCCATCACGGCCACGGCCCAGCGCGCCGCCCGATCGTCTTCCTCCGGGAGCAGCTCGGTGGCCAGCCGGGTCTCGGCGGCGGTGAGAGCCGGTGGCGGGTACTCGACCCCGGTGACGGTGCGGGCGAACACCCGGCGCACGTTGGTGTCGAGCACGGCGTGGCGCTGACCGAACGCGAAACTGGCCACGGCGGCGGCCGTGTACGAGCCGATGCCCGGCAGGGCGAGCAGCTCGGCGTGGTCGCTGGGCACCTCACCGCCGTGCTGCTCGACGATCGCCTGGGCGGCCGCGTGCAGGCGCAGGGCGCGACGCGGGTACCCGAGTCGGCCCCAGGCCCGGATCACCTCACCGGGCGGCTCTTTCGCCATGTCGGCGGGTGTCGGCCAGCGTTCGACCCACTCCTGCCAGATCGGCAGCACCCGGCTCACCGGGGTCTGCTGCAACATGATCTCGCTGATCAGGATGTGCCACGCCGGGCAGCCCGGCTCCCGCCACGGCAAGTCACGGTTGTTCGCCTCGTACCAGGCCAGGATCGGCCGGTGCAGCGCGTGCTCGGTGCTCAGATGTAACGCTCCAGGATGCTGGACTCGGCCAGACGGGAAAGGCCTTCCCGCACGGCCCGGGCCCGCTGGTCGCCGACGCCCTCCACGAGCATCAGGTCGTCCAGGTTGGCGGCAAGAAGTTTCTGCAGGTCACCGAAGTGGTCGACCAGGCGCTCGACGATCGCACCGGGCAGACGCGGCACCTTCGTGAGCAGGCGGTAGCCCTTCGGGCTGATCGATGCGTCGAGCGCGTCGCCGCCCTGCACGAAGCCCAGCACCCGGCCCACCAGGCCGAGGTCGACCAGGTCGTTCGAGGCGATCTCGGCCAGGGCCGCCACCACCTCGGGCATCGAGCGCTCGCGGCGCGTGGCGTCGAGGTAGTCGCGGATCACCAGGTCGCGGTCGGGGCCCACTCCGCCGATCAGCTCGTCGAGCTGTAGCGAGAGCAGCCGGCCGTCGGTGCCGAGTTCGACCACGTAGTGCTGGATCTCGTCGGAGATGCGGCGCACCATCTCGAGGCGCTGGATGACGATCGAGACGTCCCGCACGGTGACCAGGTCTTCGATCTCGAGCGCGGAGAGCGTGCTGGTGACCTCGTCGAGCCGGGCCTTGTAGCGCTCCAGCGTGGCCAGGGCCTGATTGGCCTTGCCGAGGATCGCGTCGGAGCCCTCCAGCACGTACCGCCGGCCGGCCACGTAGAGCGCGATGATGCGCATCGACTGACTGACCGAGACCACCGGATAGCCGGTCTGTTTGGCCACCCGCTCGGCGGTGCGGTGCCGGGTGCCGGACTCGTCGGTCTGGATCGTCGGGTCGGGCACGAGCTGCACGGCGGCCCGGAGGATGTGCGACCCGTCCTGGTCGGTGACGATCGCCCCGTCCATCTTGGCCAGCTCACGCAGCCGGGTGGCGGAGAACTCGACGGCGAGGTTGAAGCCGCCGGTGCAGATGCTCTCGACCAGGGGATCGTGCCCGAGCACGATCAGCGCCCCCGTGCGGCCCCGCAGAATTCTCTCCAGGCCGTCACGCAGTGTCGTACCCGGCGCCACGGCGGCAAGGGTGTACCGCAGCAGCTCTTCGGGAGTGCGCTCCGCAACCACAGGAGGGAGTCTATCTGTCCCCGGAACCGGCCCGGGTACAAAGGCCCTGGCCCTCCCGGGCCGGAAGTCCCCCCGGGGGTTCCGGCCCGGGGTCGCCCGAGACTGTCGGTGGTGACGCGTAGGTTCTGCGGGGTGAGCACATCTGACGCACGGCGGGGTTCGGCAGCGCGTACCAAGAAGTCCGGGCGGGACAACCCGGGATACCGGTGCGCCGAGTGCGGGTGGACGGCGGCGAAGTGGGTCGGCCGGTGCGGTGAGTGCCAGGCCTGGGGCACCGTCATGGAGGCCACGCCCGCGGCGGCGGCCCCGGTGACCAAGGCCCGCACGGTGTCCGAGAAGGCCAGGCCGATCGGCGAGATCACCACCGAGAACGCGAAGACCTGGTCCACCGGCGTCGAAGAGCTCGACCGGGTCCTGGGCGGGGGCATCGTCAGCGGGGCCGTGGTGCTGCTGGCCGGTGAGCCCGGGGTCGGCAAGTCCACGCTGCTGCTCGACGTGGCCAGTCGCGCCGCCCAGAACACCCGCACGGTGCTCTACGTCACCGGGGAGGAGTCGGCGAGCCAGGTGCGGCTGCGGGCCGAGCGCATCGGCGCGCTACGCCCCCGCCTGCTGCTCGCCGCCGAGACCGACCTGAGCACCGTGCTCGGTCACGTCGAAGACGTGCAGCCCGACCTGCTGGTGGTCGACTCGGTGCAGACCATCGCCAGCGACGCGATCGACAGCTCGGCCGGCAGCGTCTCCCAGGTGCGTGAGGTGGCCGCCTCGCTGATCCGGGTGGCCAAGGAGCGCGGCATGGCCGTCGTCCTGGTCGGTCACGTCACGAAAGACGGCTCGATCGCCGGCCCCCGTGTGCTCGAGCACCTGGTCGACGTGGTCTGCCAGTTCGAGGGCGACCGCCACTCCCGCCTGCGCCTGGTGCGGGCCGTGAAGAACCGCTACGGCCCGACCGACGAGGTGGGCTGCTTCGACCTGTCCGAGGTGGGCATCGTCGGGCTCACCGATCCCAGCGGCTTGTTCCTGTCCCAGCATGCGCATCCGGTGCCGGGTACCTGTGTCTCGGTCACCCTGGAGGGTCGGCGTCCGCTGGTCAGCGAGGTGCAGGCGCTGGTGGCCCCGACCAACGCGAACAACCCGCGCCGGGCCACCTCCGGTCTCGACAACAGCCGGGTCTCGATGATCCTGGCGGTGCTGGAACGCCGGGCCGGGGCAAGGCTCTCGGGCAACGACGTCTACGTCTCCACCGTCGGCGGTGTGCGCCTGGCCGAGCCCGCGTGCGACCTGGCGGTGGCACTCGCGGTCGCCGGCGCCGCCATCGACCGGCCCCTGGCCGCCGGCACGATCGCGATCGGCGAGGTGGGCCTGGCCGGAGAGGTGCGCCCGGTGGCCGGGGTCGGCCGCCGCCTGGCCGAGGCCGCCCGCCTGGGCTTCACCTCGGCCTTCGTCCCGGCCGGCACCCGGGACGCGGCCCCCGCCCCCGAGGGCATGATGGTTCACGAGGTGCCCGACGTCCTGACCGCTCTCAGCCGGGCCGCCTTCCCGATCGTCGGGAGCCGAGGAGAGCGGGGCGAACGGGGAGAACGGGGCTAGGGCGTGCCCTGCTCAACCCGGCCCTGACGGAGCCGATCAGCTGCCGGTCAGCTGCTGGCTGAGCTGCCGGCCCCGGCTGTTCCACGAGCCGACCAGGCTGTTCCCACGAGCCGACCACGCCACCACGGGAGCGAGATCGTGTTCATTCGTTGCGGATATGGCGCAAGGAATGCACGCAGTCTCGCGGATCGGCCTTGCGGATCGGCCTGGTCGTGGAGCTCAGCGTCGGCGCCAGAGGCCTTCCGGGGCCTGGTACGAGAACAGGTTGACGGCGTAGTCGACCGAGGCGCCGGGGTGGGAGGCCAGGATGCGGTCGGCGTGCTCGGCGCTGAACTCGATGCGGACCACGGCCTCGAAGTCGGCGCGGGTGGGCATCTCCCAGCGGATGTCGAGAGCATGACGGGTCCAGCCCTGCCGGGCCCAGAAGGCCTCGACGGCGGCCGGGTCGTAGTCGGGCAGCCAGTTCTGGAACCAGCGCCCGAAAGTGGAACGGGTGGCGTCGTTGTCGATCACGAACGCGGTGCCGCCCCGGCGCAGCACCCGGCGGATCTCGGCCAGGCCGGGTTCGCAGCCCGGGCCGAAGAAGTAGGCCCAGCGGGCGTGCACCACGTCGATCGTCCCGCTGGGCACGGGCAGGGTCTGGGCGGTGCCCGCGCGCACGTCGATCCGGGCGCGCAGGGCATCGTCGTCGAGGGCGGCCACCCGGCGCCGGGCCAGTTGCACCAGGGGCGGGTGCGGCTCGACGCCGATCACCGCGCCGGCGGCAGCGGCGAAGCGGGGTAGGTGAAAGCCGCTGCCGCAGCCGATGTCCAGAACGGTGACGCCGTCCCAGGGCCGGATCGAGCGCATGGCCGTCTCGAGCACACCGTCCGGATCGACGCTGCGGTTCTCCACCTCGTAGACGCCCGGATGCCGCCAGATGTTCGGGCTGGGAATGACGCCGGACACGTCAGCGAGCGCGTGTGGTGGCCGGGTGCACGGTGAGCGGGATGAGCTTGCGGGCCCCGGTGACCTGGTCACAGTGCTGGGCCAGCACGTCGTAGGCGGCCTGGCCCATCAGCTCGACCAGCTCGGGGCGCAGGCTCCGGTAGACCGGCTCCCGGCCGACGTGGGCCTGCGGGTTGCCGGTGCAGTACCAGTCCAGGTCGTGCCCGCCGGCCCCCCAGCCGCGCCGGTCGTACTCACTGATGGTCACCTCGAGATAGCTGGTGCCGTCCGGTCGCTCGATCGTGCGGTACGAGCGGCGGATCGGAAGCTGCCAGCAGACGTCCGGTTTCAGCTCCAGCGGCTCTCGCTCCTGCGCCCAGGCGAGCTTGTGCAGGGAGCAGCCGTCACCGGCGGCGAAGCCCGGCCGGTTCAGGAAGATGCAGGCGCCGTCGACGACCCGGGTCTTGCGCTGGCCGTCGGGGTCGACCTCGATCCAGCCGTCGCGCTCGCCCTCGTCGGCGTACTGCCAGATGGTGGGGTCGAGCATCTTCACCGACTCGGTGACCCGCTGCTCGTCCTCCTCGTCGGCGAAGTGCGCGCCGAGGGTGCAGCATCCGTCATCGGGTCGGTCGGCGTAGATGCCGCCGCAGCCGCTGCCGTAGATACAGGTCCAGTTGGACGTCAGCCAGG
The Kineosporia sp. NBRC 101731 genome window above contains:
- a CDS encoding ANTAR domain-containing protein, whose protein sequence is MTIREFGNDLLTSLLEFTRQSVPGAVGVGLSVAMDSKENEGAPQTIAAIGVAGELDIAQWKHAQGPIWDAFRRDTVIIRPTENDDIGLNSLPGVGTDVTDVVRGAVFVPGEFGSDLPTVFSVYLDRVPDHQVLRDIDRYEPLVTQALAVVEYCAGEEQVAQQMLQMTQYRRVIEQAKGLVMGAIGADAPSAFAALARASQHFNIRLRTLAVALVEHVGRQDAEHPDDPELVVRPTPAERETAARIWAALTTSAILEQK
- the lysS gene encoding lysine--tRNA ligase — encoded protein: MRIRSEKRARILAEGKAAYPIEVERSHTLAEICTAHSELEAGASSGEIVSVAGRVVRFRNAGKLIFVVLQDGDGTQLQVMVSKNGVGDEALAAFKTDVDLGDFVSVHGEVISSRRGELSVMADGWAMASKALRPLPVLHKEMSEEARVRQRYVDLIVRPAAREVVRTRASVVRSLRDTFHSHDFTEVETPMLQSLHGGAAARPFQTHMNAFDIDLFLRIAPELFLKRAVVGGIDRVFEINRNFRNEGADSTHSPEFAMIEAYQAYGNYNTIGDLTRELVQNAALAVAGSTTVVLADGTEYDLGGEWRQITMFGSLSEAAGREVTALTERAELVELAAKHDVPVQDWYSPGKLAEELFEELVVPDLYAPTFVRDYPEDTSPLVSAHRTTPGVTEKWDLYVRSFELGTGYSELVDPVVQRERFVAQARVAAAGDDEAMRLDEDFLRAMEYGMPPTGGMGMGLDRLLMAITGLGIRETILFPLVKPE
- a CDS encoding Lsr2 family protein; translated protein: MAQKVQVILVDDLDGGEAEESVSFSLDGVSYEIDLSAANAEALREAIAPWVEHARRISGRSGGRGRGAARGRSAAKADLGDVRSWARDNGYQVSDRGRVSAEVMAAYEGAH
- a CDS encoding ATP-dependent Clp protease ATP-binding subunit, with amino-acid sequence MFERFTDRARRVVVLAQEEARMLNHNYIGTEHILLGLIHEGEGVAAKALESLGISLDAVREQVQEIIGQGQQAPSGHIPFTPRAKKVLELSLREALQLGHNYIGTEHILLGLIREGEGVAAQVLVKLGADLNRVRQQVIQLLSGYQGKEPAAAGGPAEGTPSGSLVLDQFGRNLTQAAREGKLDPVIGREKEIERVMQVLSRRTKNNPVLIGEPGVGKTAVVEGLSQAIIKGEVPETLKDKQLYTLDLGALVAGSRYRGDFEERLKKVLKEIRTRGDIILFIDEIHTLVGAGAAEGAIDAASILKPMLARGELQTIGATTLDEYRKHIEKDAALERRFQPVQVQEPSLAHAIEILKGLRDRYEAHHRVSITDAALVAAATLADRYVNDRFLPDKAIDLIDEAGARLRIRRMTAPPDLREFDEKIAQTRRDKESAIDAQDFEKAASLRDGEKKLLAAKAEREKQWKAGDMDVVAEVDEELIAEVLATATGIPVFKLTEEETTRLLRMEDELHKRIIGQVDAVRAMSQAIRRTRAGLKDPKRPGGSFIFAGPTGVGKTELAKALAEFLFGDEDSLIQLDMSEFSEKHTVSRLFGSPPGYVGYEEGGQLTEKVRRKPFSVVLFDEVEKAHPDIFNSLLQILEDGRLTDSQGRMVDFKNTVIIMTTNLGTRDIAKGVQLGFQSGSDTKTSYERMKAKVAEELKQHFRPEFLNRVDDTIVFPQLSQDEIIEIVDLMIAKLDERLKDRDMGIELTPAAKIALAHKGYDPVLGARPLRRAIQREIEDTLSEKILYNELKPGQIVLIDAEGEPATAHFSFRGASKGGSIPELAPAGEKGAPPVTGEATPSA
- a CDS encoding amino-acid N-acetyltransferase — encoded protein: MADFRVRRARTTDVSTIGRLVSGYADQRILLHKETVTYYEDVQEFRVAVDADDTVIGCGAVHVLWEDLAEVRTLAVSSDWRGAGVGHALLDTLVEQATELGVSRLFCLTFEVKFFERHGFREIEGTPVEPGVYAEMLRSRDEGVAEFLDLARVKPNTLGNSRMILDL
- a CDS encoding ATP-binding cassette domain-containing protein, encoding MAHSGGGQPPTQASTRPAIAFGHVGLAPRRGLFRRRQWLFDGLSFTVAAGEAVGVLLPPGAGKTSLVKLAGGHSSPSFGSLSVLGLRPATAQRELTGRVGTIVNGHSQLWLDDLLGDSLTLLCRFYDVPDHRARELSERLELTRVLKTPVEHLTPAQRRRAELVAALLPEPEVLILDEPMRGMDAASKERLRSVLRQENRMHGRTLLLVTSDLADVESLCHRLLVGVEGRIGFDGNVSALNELLGTERVLIVDLHRPVAPLDDLPGAELIAVEAGGLRQRLGIAPGPVKVSKVLANVVARAPVRGLTLEQPDVAELVRRLAV
- a CDS encoding A/G-specific adenine glycosylase; this encodes MSTEHALHRPILAWYEANNRDLPWREPGCPAWHILISEIMLQQTPVSRVLPIWQEWVERWPTPADMAKEPPGEVIRAWGRLGYPRRALRLHAAAQAIVEQHGGEVPSDHAELLALPGIGSYTAAAVASFAFGQRHAVLDTNVRRVFARTVTGVEYPPPALTAAETRLATELLPEEDDRAARWAVAVMELGALVCTARSPKCVDCPVSDQCAWRLAGSPPHSGPARKGQAWAGTDRQIRGALMAALRASREPLSHPQLVIQVPDSALREPGQRSRCLAGLIEDGLVEPLPGDQYQLPA